The Cervus canadensis isolate Bull #8, Minnesota chromosome X, ASM1932006v1, whole genome shotgun sequence genome contains a region encoding:
- the OTUD6A gene encoding OTU domain-containing protein 6A, translated as MEDSGSEKQRMLRRHHREKKELQARIQLMRSSVPKSDKKKRKQLHLDVARLEAEMEQKHQQELEKFQEDFPGISNLDSVTEDLAKMDLENQPPHLLRAQRKRERRVALERTRQERIAEVNMEYLASFRQDEEEKLGAILEAKHLEMKDMPTDSHCVYRAIQDQLVFSVTVESLRNRTAEYMRKHIDDFLPFFSDPETGDAYSRDRFFSYCDDIVSSASWGGQLELRALSHILQTPIEVIQADSPAIVIGEEYTRRPLILVYVRYTCNFGEHYNSVKPQEAGATGGAAPRLF; from the coding sequence ATGGAAGATTCAGGGAGTGAAAAACAGCGGATGTTACGACGCCACCACCGCGAGAAGAAAGAGCTACAGGCCCGCATTCAGCTCATGAGGAGTTCGGTCCCCAAGAGcgacaagaagaaaagaaagcagttgCATCTCGACGTGGCCCGCCTTGAGGCCGAGATGGAGCAGAAGCACCAGCAGGAGCTGGAGAAGTTCCAAGAGGATTTCCCTGGTATCAGCAACCTTGATTCTGTCACTGAAGATCTAGCCAAGATGGATCTTGAGAACCAGCCTCCGCACCTCCTCAGGGCACAGAGAAAGCGCGAAAGAAGGGTTGCCCTCGAGAGAACACGCCAGGAGAGGATTGCGGAGGTTAACATGGAGTATCTGGCCAGCTTCCGCCAAGACGAGGAAGAGAAGCTCGGCGCCATCCTGGAGGCCAAGCATCTGGAGATGAAGGATATGCCGACTGATAGCCACTGCGTGTATCGTGCCATCCAAGACCAGCTGGTGTTCTCCGTAACCGTGGAGAGCCTGCGGAACCGCACTGCCGAGTACATGCGGAAGCACATCGATGATTTCTTGCCTTTCTTCAGCGACCCCGAAACCGGTGACGCCTACAGCCGCGACCGCTTCTTTAGCTACTGTGACGACATCGTGTCCAGTGCATCGTGGGGAGGCCAACTGGAGCTGAGGGCCCTGTCACACATCCTGCAGACCCCCATCGAAGTGATCCAGGCCGACTCGCCAGCCATCGTCATTGGAGAGGAGTATACCAGGAGGCCGCTAATCCTGGTCTACGTGCGCTACACCTGCAACTTCGGGGAGCACTACAACTCCGTGAAGCCGCAGGAGGCCGGCGCCACTGGGGGCGCAGCCCCTCGTCTCTTCTAG